The Spirosoma oryzicola genome contains the following window.
ATGGCTACATCCTGAATACCAAGCTGATGAATAAAAGCGTCCACCTGCTTGGGGCCACCCAATAGGCGGAAGAGGTAATCGCAGGCGCTACCATCGCTATCAGCGACCGTATACCGGATTATATCGGCTAAGGGTAAATCGACTTCCCCGTTCGGATAGGCTTCCCCCATCGGACTGTGCAGACCAGGTACCAGATCACTCTTTTTCACGCGCATCTTTTGCGTGAGCCGAAATCGTCCCTTATCGACTTCCCGCAACACCGCTAAGGCCACGTGAAACTTGTACACACTTTGCATGGGCATGTGCTTGTTGCCGTTAATGGTCAACGTCTGTTGACTACCAACGTCATAAATGCCTACACCCACTGTTGCTTTCTTACTGTTGACGACCTGTTCGATTTTTGTCTGCAACCGGTCGATTTGGGCAGATACTGGTGAAACCAGACAAAGGAGTCCGATAAAGAGTAAAATGATTCTCACGATTATAGCGAATGGAATGTGTGTTTTAGCCGCAAAGATAGAATGTGCAAAACCATCCTTACTGATTGCGGATGAACTATTCACGAAAATGATACGGCTGATGTAAGCTGAGCAGCCAGTCTTTTAGCCGCTACGACAGCCCCTTCCATATAGCCGGGTGATTCATTGGACGTTTCCGTACCACCGAAGTATAATTTCTCGTTCAGATACGCCTGGTGCAACAACGGGTGGCCGTTGTTTTGATGGGGCCGATGAATCACCGGATTGCCAGCTACGAGAAATTCGTCGTTCCATAGTTTATCGAAATAAGCCGTAGGTTGTAGCGCTTCAGAGCCAAATAGCTCGCCTAACTGACGCAATACTAACTCCTTACGGACTTCCTGCGTAAAAGACGCAGATCCTCCGTTTAAGAATCCGGTGAACCCATACCGCTGGCCGTCAGCACTGGTATGGTCGTACATCTCAACGACAATATCCGCCTGGCTGTAGAGCATTCCCGAATACCCATTCGTGCGCCAAAAAGGAGTAGCGTATTCAACCGCAAATTTGATAGAGCCACCCATCCAGGTTTGAACCGTCGGTAACAGTTCACCAACCGCGAGGGGCAGTTCAGGTGTTATTTTCACTTTTGAGGATACTACAGGAAGAGGTATACAACTCACGACTCGATTAGCGTGGTATTTTTGACCGGTCGTCGTTTCGACAATGACTCCTTCCGGAACTTCCCGAATTCCGGTCACTTCGGTATTTACGTGAATGGACGAGGTATCAAGTTGTTTTGCCAGTGCCTCAATCAGCTGTCCGGTTCCTGCTGCCAACCGATAGGACGGCGACTGAGAAGCAGGAATAAAAAACTGTTGAGAAGGCTCGAAGGATTTGGACTGAAACAAAGAAATACCTTCCGAAAATTGAGGAAAGATAGTCAGTCCCAATTCCTCAATAAGCGCCAGCAGATTAGGATGCTTAGTGGAGAACCAGGTAGCGCCCAGCTCCAGTGGGGTAGCCAAAACACCCGCTACCGTATGGATTCGTCCACCTAATCGGGGACTGGCTTCCAGAATAGTGACGTTAACTGGTTGGTCGCGTAGATAATAAGCTAAACTTAGTCCGCTTAATCCTCCACCGATGATGATAATACTGTCATTAGATTCCATTCGACAAAATTACTCGCCCCTGTAAGCTTTACGAACTCTTATCAAAAAATCAAGGCAAGATGATGGTGTCGGCGGAGACGCCCGCCCGGTTCACAAAACCGCCACCATTCCCAAACCATTAAGCCGGAAGTGCTTGGTCTTTCCAGGCGAAAAAAATTTAACCTACCGTTGAACAGACAATCAACTATTTCAACTATGTTTGCAAAAACATACTAGTTAGTATTTTATGTCAAAAGCAGCCCTGACCCGGTTTACGATTCTACAGAAGGCGTTGGAACTCATCTACCGGAACGGGTATCAAGCAACCAGTATTGATGACATTATTGCCACGACACAGCTTACCAAAGGAGCACTCTTTTATCATTTTAAGAACAAGGAAGAGATGGGACTTGCCATTATCAATGAAATCTTGGCTCCCAACCTGCTTCCTTACATGAAGGACACATTGTCTAGAACCACAGACATACGGTTAAACCTATATTCTATGATGGAAAATTTGCTGCTTACAAACACTTTTTTCAATGTAGATTACGGTTGTCCGGCTGTTAACCTGATTGAAGAGATGGCGCCTGTCAATCCGCAGTTTAAACAGGCATTATTACGGATTATGCAGCAATGGCACTCTGCTATCGAGGCTGCTATCGTTCATGCCCAGGATGAGAACCAGCTTAATAGCAAGCACAATCCCGCTTACCTGGCAACTTATATCATCTCGAACTATTCTGGCATACGAAATACCGGTAAAGTGATGGGACAAACGGCCTACACGGCTTTTCTGAGCGAATACCAAAAATTTCTTTT
Protein-coding sequences here:
- a CDS encoding flavin monoamine oxidase family protein, producing MESNDSIIIIGGGLSGLSLAYYLRDQPVNVTILEASPRLGGRIHTVAGVLATPLELGATWFSTKHPNLLALIEELGLTIFPQFSEGISLFQSKSFEPSQQFFIPASQSPSYRLAAGTGQLIEALAKQLDTSSIHVNTEVTGIREVPEGVIVETTTGQKYHANRVVSCIPLPVVSSKVKITPELPLAVGELLPTVQTWMGGSIKFAVEYATPFWRTNGYSGMLYSQADIVVEMYDHTSADGQRYGFTGFLNGGSASFTQEVRKELVLRQLGELFGSEALQPTAYFDKLWNDEFLVAGNPVIHRPHQNNGHPLLHQAYLNEKLYFGGTETSNESPGYMEGAVVAAKRLAAQLTSAVSFS
- the bla gene encoding class A beta-lactamase, subclass A2; the protein is MRIILLFIGLLCLVSPVSAQIDRLQTKIEQVVNSKKATVGVGIYDVGSQQTLTINGNKHMPMQSVYKFHVALAVLREVDKGRFRLTQKMRVKKSDLVPGLHSPMGEAYPNGEVDLPLADIIRYTVADSDGSACDYLFRLLGGPKQVDAFIHQLGIQDVAIRHTEEMMQAKGNWDVQYTNWTTPKAMLDLLKLVYQRKVLSASSHDFLWKVMVGTTTGQDRLKKLLPAGTVVAHKTGTSGTNKEGLTGAVNDAGYIVLPNSKAIAISVFVMNSTESMETNEQIIADIAKLAYDHFAKSN
- a CDS encoding TetR/AcrR family transcriptional regulator — protein: MSKAALTRFTILQKALELIYRNGYQATSIDDIIATTQLTKGALFYHFKNKEEMGLAIINEILAPNLLPYMKDTLSRTTDIRLNLYSMMENLLLTNTFFNVDYGCPAVNLIEEMAPVNPQFKQALLRIMQQWHSAIEAAIVHAQDENQLNSKHNPAYLATYIISNYSGIRNTGKVMGQTAYTAFLSEYQKFLLQLD